Within Nitrososphaera sp., the genomic segment TCCTACATGCTTTACGCAAGGGAGGGCAGGTACATGCTACCGAACGGCACTGCGAGAATAGACGACCTGTCGTATCTCCCATGCCCTTGCCCCGTCTGCAACTCGTACAAGGCGGCCGAGCTGCGCGGGCTTCCAAACGACGAGAGAACCGTTGAGATAGCAAAGCACAACCTCAGCGTCCTAAAAGCCGAGGTCGATGCGGTCAAGCAGGCCATAATGGACGGGAGGCTGTGGGAGTACTGCATGGTAAAGGCAAGGGCGCACCCCAAGCTAATGGAGGCGGTCCGGCTGTTCCAGGACTTTGAGTTTCTTGCAGAAGGAACCGCGCTTTTCAAGGACAAGGCGGTGTTTCTCTACGAACCAATCGACCAGCACAGGCCAGAGGTCAGGCGGTTTCGTGAAGCGGTAGCCCGGTGCGCTGCGCGGGGCAAGAAAAAGCTGGTGCTGTGCCCAGAAGGCGAGCTGCATCCATTTTATTCAACGAGGATTTACGCCCAGCTGCGGAGGGCCTATCCGGATGGCCAGATATGCAGCTACAGCCCATTCCTTGGAATCATTCCGGCAGAAATCTCCGACGTGTATCCTGCCGCGCACAATGTCGCGGCACGCTCTCAATATTCCGCTTCAGATTTTCCAACGTTTGCAGACTCGCTGGCTCGGTATTTGGATTCAAATGGCTTTGAGGAGATTGTAATCGCAGCAGAGCGGGACGACTTTTTGAAACAGTCTATTGACCTTGTACTTGCTTCAAGGGACAATAGAATCAAAGTGTCGCAGCATGAGCGATAGCGGCTCGGAGAGCAGCATTTTCAAAAAGGCAGGAGAGCTTCAGAGACGGATGGCCGGAGAGGTCATAGCCTGCGATACAGAGCCGTCAAAGCTTGAAACCGTTTGCGGCTTTGACGCGTCATACTCTAATGGCATGGCGTATTGCTCTGCCACGGTCATAAAGAACCATGAAGCTTCAGGCGATTCTTTCCGCATTTTAGAAGCCATAGACAACCAAGTT encodes:
- the tgtA gene encoding tRNA guanosine(15) transglycosylase TgtA; this encodes MPIFEVRHSDLAARIGRIETPHGTFETPAFVPVVHPVKQTVSTTFLKKLGFECVITNAYITLRHYGDEARSRGIHDIIGYDGSVMTDSGGYQVLEYGSVEVDPETMALFERDIRSDIPIPLDKPTGYGLDHSKASEYVETTLANCRKTLDAVSPRSEGKDGAIWIGPVQGAEHSDLVERSAKALDQMGFSFLALGSPVEVMEAYEFAVLARMIATAKRSLSRGKPIHLFGAGHPLTISLAVALGCDTFDSASYMLYAREGRYMLPNGTARIDDLSYLPCPCPVCNSYKAAELRGLPNDERTVEIAKHNLSVLKAEVDAVKQAIMDGRLWEYCMVKARAHPKLMEAVRLFQDFEFLAEGTALFKDKAVFLYEPIDQHRPEVRRFREAVARCAARGKKKLVLCPEGELHPFYSTRIYAQLRRAYPDGQICSYSPFLGIIPAEISDVYPAAHNVAARSQYSASDFPTFADSLARYLDSNGFEEIVIAAERDDFLKQSIDLVLASRDNRIKVSQHER